Proteins encoded together in one Tripterygium wilfordii isolate XIE 37 chromosome 14, ASM1340144v1, whole genome shotgun sequence window:
- the LOC120014185 gene encoding uncharacterized protein LOC120014185 — protein MVRAPVDRGEGQISGANIEDRAMPRLGRELYEMEQLRNTNPLEFSGEGEGFKAGEWLRQVSRRLETLAIPDNRRMTLISYYLRGIDFEWWDSLDQRKNDLTWVSFELLSMQRFVPWSFQADKAKQYLDLVQTPEMTVSQYSKKYEELYKYGKKYAPDDESKAEKYRDGLLPSIGRMVIASRVRTYDETVDMALELEQGERNSRQYWDVQKGHKASTISDSGGGSQKKPRTEFQGLRGQKVEQGKGSRPRDGKIVCYKCGREGHKKNQCTVIGVKCYGCGTVGHRKHECPRGGRASEQSQAPGLPSPAPTPTLTFTVPSGGRGRGGAKQQTTLTQGRAFALGHHEASEHPNFIGGTFLISNCWAKVLFDSGATTSFISTSLAHALSLKISPMR, from the coding sequence ATGGTTAGGGCACCAGTGGACCGCGGTGAGGGACAGATTTCAGGAGCTAATATTGAGGATAGAGCTATGCCGAGGCTTGGACGAGAGTTATATGAGATGGAGCAGCTACGTAATACAAATCCCCTCGAGTTTTCTGGAGAGGGGGAGGGTTTTAAGGCTGGGGAGTGGTTGCGCCAAGTGAGCAGGCGATTGGAGACTTTGGCTATACCGGACAATAGGAGGATGACGttgatctcatattatttgaggGGGATAGATTTtgagtggtgggattccttggatcaaaggaagaatgatttgacttgggtgtCCTTTGAGTTACTATCCATGCAGCGGTTCGTGCCATGGTCTTTCCAGGCGGATAAGGCCAAacagtatcttgatttggtgcaaACACCCGAGATGACAGTGTCACAGTATAGCAAGAAGTATGAGGAGTTGTACAAGTATGGGAAGAAGTATGCTCCGGATGATGAAAGCAAAGCTGAGAAATACCGAGATGGTCTACTCCCGAGCATTGGCAggatggtgattgcttctagggtgaGGACTTATGATGAGACGGTGGATATGGCACTAGAGTTAGAGCAAGGAGAGCGCAACTCCCGCCAGTATTGGGATGTGCAGAAAGGTCATAAAGCTTCAACAATTAGTGACAGTGGAGGAGGTAGCCAAAAGAAACCGAGGACTGAGTTTCAGGGCTTGAGGGGCCAGAAGGTTGAGCAAGGCAAAGGTTCGAGGCCAAGGGATGGCAAGATTGTGTGTTACAAGTGCGGTCGGGAGGGCCATAAGAAGAATCAGTGCACCGTCATTGGAGTCAAGTGTTATGGGTGTGGTACGGTTGGTCATAGGAAGCATGAGTGTCCACGGGGTGGTAGAGCTTCAGAGCAGTCACAAGCACCGGGTTTACCATCACCAGCTCCTACTCCAACTCTTACTTTTACTGTTCCGTCAGGAGGAAGGGGGCGAGGTGGGGCTAAGCAGCAGACAACATTGACTCAGGGGAGAGCATTTGCATTAGGACACCATGAGGCATCTGAGCATCCTAACTTTATTGgaggtacctttctcatttcaaacTGTTGGGCAAAGGTAttatttgattcaggagctacgacatcattcatttctacgTCCCTTGCGcatgcattgagtttgaaaatctctccaatgaggTGA